A window of the Henckelia pumila isolate YLH828 chromosome 3, ASM3356847v2, whole genome shotgun sequence genome harbors these coding sequences:
- the LOC140892619 gene encoding large ribosomal subunit protein uL18c-like: MSSTSVSLSFLHTTVASIRQKQLCNGFRPNSAPLLSQQHRPLIVQAKSATRQDDRTARHARIRKKVEGTTERPRLCVFRSNKHIYAQVIDDSKMHTLASASTVQKPISEEFDYSSGPTIDIAKRVGEVIAKNCLEKGITKVAFDRGGYPYHGRIEALAASAREHGLLF; encoded by the exons ATGTCCAGCACTTCAGTTTCGCTCTCGTTTCTGCACACAACTGTGGCCAGTATCAGACAAAAGCAGCTTTGCAATGGGTTTCGCCCAAATTCAGCGCCGTTGCTGAGCCAACAACATCGGCCACTGATTGTTCAAGCCAAGTCCGCGACTCGACAAGACGATAGAACTGCTCGCCATGCTCGTATCCGCAAAAAG gTTGAAGGGACAACAGAAAGACCAAGATTATGCGTTTTTCGCTCCAACAAGCACATCTATGCTCAGGTGATCGACGATTCAAAGATGCATACTCTTGCTTCTGCCTCTACTGTGCAGAAACCCATCTCAGAGGAGTTTGACTACAGTTCTGGTCCTACCATT GACATTGCCAAAAGAGTTGGTGAAGTTATAGCAAAAAATTGTCTTGAAAAAGGAATAACAAAGGTAGCCTTCGATCGGGGTGGTTACCCCTACCATGGGCGGATCGAGGCCCTTGCAGCTTCTGCTCGGGAGCACGGCTTGCTATTCTGA
- the LOC140890916 gene encoding uncharacterized protein produces MDVAIIDWKNVDSRFVRDEMYELINAPKWIDFLASDDAVDDEAWFCRPGCNHPKAAEDFFNGKERTPTSSSKLQRSARVPEILPFGEEKTRDAKLKKRATNPTSVLLKETNGGKILEDGENKNPNFSTPPNHKAKLRKEAIKSSTEKKPRDDTALRKADQIPKLKSTLSARNLFSGGGDILNKVAEFCNELKKLATKVKDSKDNRDVDSGELNDKEKEKKPLLESSREDVKTTETGMSKEKQPKIRRKDDAENTPIAVEVKSIKDGLLKIRTSPPTPQCFSANRGTLKAEITPKTFRPKPLGRGILQEVKQTNKESNLVEHEKINPEGEIPVGAAEKEVRTLNAFWFLKPCTLSS; encoded by the exons ATGGACGTTGCTATAATCGATTGGAAGAATGTAGATTCAAGATTTGTGAGAGACGAGATGTATGAGCTCATCAACGCCCCGAAATGGATCGACTTTTTGGCCTCGGACGACGCCGTTGATGATGAAGCCTGGTTCTGCCGCCCCG GTTGTAATCACCCCAAGGCAGCTGAAGATTTCTTTAATGGGAAGGAGAGGACTCCCACTTCCAGTTCTAAG CTTCAGAGATCTGCTAGAGTTCCTGAGATTCTTCCATTCGGTGAAGAAAAAACGAG AGATGCGAAGTTGAAGAAAAGGGCGACAAATCCAACTTCTGTTTTGTTAAAGGAAACAAACGGCGGCAAAATCCTCGAAGATGGTGAAAATAAAAATCCCAACTTCTCAACTCCTCCAAATCACAAAGCTAAGCTCAGAAAAGAGGCAATCAAATCAAGCACGGAGAAGAAACCAAGGGATGATACTGCACTGAGAAAAGCCGATCAAATACCAAAGCTGAAAAGTACCTTATCTGCAAGAAATTTGTTCTCTGGTGGTGGGGATATACTGAACAAGGTTGCAGAATTCTGTAATGAATTGAAGAAACTAGCTACTAAGGTTAAAGATAGTAAAGATAATAGGGATGTCGATTCTGGGGAGTTGAATgacaaagaaaaggaaaagaagccATTACTAGAGTCGAGTAGAGAAGATGTGAAAACAACAGAAACCGGAATGTCCAAGGAAAAGCAGCCAAAGATCAG aagaaaagatgatgCCGAGAACACCCCTATAGCCGTGGAAGTGAAAAGTATCAAGGATGGTTTACTAAAGATTCGAACTTCACCTCCTACTCCACAGTGTTTCTCAGCAAATCGGGGGACGTTGAAAGCTGAGATAACACCTAAGACTTTCAGGCCCAAACCTCTG GGAAGAGGAATTCTGCAAGAGGTTAAGCAAACAAACAAAGAGAGCAACCTGGTCGAACATGAGAAGATTAACCCTGAAGGAGAAATTCCAGTCGGGGCAGCTGAGAAAGAAGTAAGAACTTTGAATGCTTTCTGGTTCTTAAAGCCTTGCACTCTTTCAAGCTAA
- the LOC140890917 gene encoding uncharacterized protein has protein sequence MLHLFFAVAFSAVPLTLYIPPVRSLNLFVETMEDIWRESSSHTGRIFPRLRYACSRILNCILCNNSR, from the coding sequence ATGTTGCATTTGTTCTTTGCTGTGGCGTTTTCCGCCGTCCCTTTGACCCTTTACATCCCTCCGGTCAGAAGCTTGAATCTTTTTGTGGAGACCATGGAGGATATATGGAGGGAGTCCAGTTCTCATACTGGTAGGATATTTCCACGTTTGAGGTATGCTTGTTCCAGGATCTTGAACTGTATACTCTGTAACAATTCAAGGTAG
- the LOC140892972 gene encoding dirigent protein 23-like isoform X2, whose protein sequence is MNVVSKKIFPSNPATYNSIGSFTQQPRSIYSVGDRPLCSVDPRQGAVKRFPEVSLATNMASLPLSWSNTRGQKLSKIKSMVKDIMEGIMHCNTQGSKTEEERFKQRIKAKEKTAKFHIYVQDALGGANPTVWEVARSTQTVNSPTAFGDVRVDDLVTAEPDPGSEKLGRTQGIITYSDMTEPALTMNLTFYFTGGEYMGNSITIGGRNPVNNKDREMPIVGGTGMFRMARGYVISNTYSFDAVTNYGVLEYTFFVAYPDQDEI, encoded by the exons ATGAACGTAGTGTCGAAGAAAATATTTCCAAGCAATCCAGCAACGTACAATAGTATCGGTTCCTTCACTCAGCAACCCCGCTCGATTTACTCCGTTGGTGATCGGCCGTTGTGTTCCGTCGACCCACGGCAAGGCGCCGTCAAAAGATTCCCTGAAGTCTCTCTTGCAACTAATATGGCCTCGCTTCCTTTGTCATG GAGCAATACACGGGGACAAAAGCTTAGCAAAATCAAATCAATGGTCAAAGACATAATGGAGGGTATTATGCATTGTAACACCCAAGGTTCCAAAACGGAGGAAGAAAGGTTCAAACAACGCATCAAAGCAAAGGAAAAGACTGCCAAATTCCACATCTATGTCCAAGATGCTTTAGGAGGGGCGAATCCAACGGTGTGGGAGGTGGCTCGGTCGACCCAGACCGTGAATTCACCCACAGCTTTTGGTGACGTGCGAGTTGATGATCTGGTTACAGCCGAACCTGATCCTGGCTCGGAGAAATTGGGTCGAACACAAGGGATCATCACGTATTCGGACATGACCGAACCCGCCCTAACGATGAACCTCACTTTCTACTTCACGGGGGGTGAGTACATGGGTAATAGCATCACCATCGGGGGACGAAATCCGGTAAACAACAAGGACCGTGAGATGCCCATCGTAGGTGGTACTGGAATGTTTCGAATGGCCCGAGGGTACGTGATCTCGAATACGTACTCTTTCGACGCTGTCACGAATTATGGTGTTCTAGAGTACACATTTTTTGTTGCTTATCCAGATCAAGATGAAATTTGA
- the LOC140892972 gene encoding dirigent protein 23-like isoform X1 — translation MNVVSKKIFPSNPATYNSIGSFTQQPRSIYSVGDRPLCSVDPRQGAVKRFPEVSLATNMASLPLSCRSNTRGQKLSKIKSMVKDIMEGIMHCNTQGSKTEEERFKQRIKAKEKTAKFHIYVQDALGGANPTVWEVARSTQTVNSPTAFGDVRVDDLVTAEPDPGSEKLGRTQGIITYSDMTEPALTMNLTFYFTGGEYMGNSITIGGRNPVNNKDREMPIVGGTGMFRMARGYVISNTYSFDAVTNYGVLEYTFFVAYPDQDEI, via the exons ATGAACGTAGTGTCGAAGAAAATATTTCCAAGCAATCCAGCAACGTACAATAGTATCGGTTCCTTCACTCAGCAACCCCGCTCGATTTACTCCGTTGGTGATCGGCCGTTGTGTTCCGTCGACCCACGGCAAGGCGCCGTCAAAAGATTCCCTGAAGTCTCTCTTGCAACTAATATGGCCTCGCTTCCTTTGTCATG CAGGAGCAATACACGGGGACAAAAGCTTAGCAAAATCAAATCAATGGTCAAAGACATAATGGAGGGTATTATGCATTGTAACACCCAAGGTTCCAAAACGGAGGAAGAAAGGTTCAAACAACGCATCAAAGCAAAGGAAAAGACTGCCAAATTCCACATCTATGTCCAAGATGCTTTAGGAGGGGCGAATCCAACGGTGTGGGAGGTGGCTCGGTCGACCCAGACCGTGAATTCACCCACAGCTTTTGGTGACGTGCGAGTTGATGATCTGGTTACAGCCGAACCTGATCCTGGCTCGGAGAAATTGGGTCGAACACAAGGGATCATCACGTATTCGGACATGACCGAACCCGCCCTAACGATGAACCTCACTTTCTACTTCACGGGGGGTGAGTACATGGGTAATAGCATCACCATCGGGGGACGAAATCCGGTAAACAACAAGGACCGTGAGATGCCCATCGTAGGTGGTACTGGAATGTTTCGAATGGCCCGAGGGTACGTGATCTCGAATACGTACTCTTTCGACGCTGTCACGAATTATGGTGTTCTAGAGTACACATTTTTTGTTGCTTATCCAGATCAAGATGAAATTTGA
- the LOC140891620 gene encoding dirigent protein 22-like codes for MEKLDEIVNSVKDMVVSHGSTHGHDEEETRLKKLIKAKEKTAKIHVYVQDALGGSNPTVWEVARSVQTANSPTTFGQIRVLDDLVTAGSDRNSEKLGRAQGLITFSDLSESALTMNLTFYFNGGEHKGSSICVGGRNPINNKDRELPIIGGTGVFRMARGYSISNTFSYDPVSNYGVLEYTFYVAYPDHHEEI; via the coding sequence ATGGAAAAGCTCGACGAAATCGTGAACTCGGTCAAAGACATGGTGGTTTCCCATGGCAGCACCCATGGCCATGACGAAGAAGAAACAAGGCTCAAAAAACTCATCAAAGCAAAGGAAAAGACAGCCAAAATACATGTCTACGTCCAAGATGCTCTAGGGGGGTCCAATCCTACGGTGTGGGAGGTGGCTCGGTCCGTCCAGACCGCGAATTCGCCGACTACTTTTGGCCAAATACGGGTTCTAGATGATCTCGTGACTGCCGGATCCGATCGTAACTCGGAGAAGTTGGGTCGAGCACAAGGGCTCATCACGTTTTCGGACTTGAGCGAGTCGGCCCTAACCATGAACCTCACCTTCTATTTCAACGGTGGCGAACACAAGGGCAGTAGTATTTGTGTTGGTGGACGAAATCCCATAAATAACAAGGACCGTGAGCTGCCTATCATTGGTGGGACTGGTGTTTTTCGGATGGCGAGGGGTTACTCCATCTCCAACACTTTCTCGTACGACCCTGTCTCGAATTATGGTGTTCTCGAGTACACGTTTTATGTGGCTTATCCCGATCATCACGAAGAAATTTga
- the LOC140893157 gene encoding uncharacterized protein translates to MDSLEDEALFRSYPYALYFVQSPSNVSHTNTNTNNNNNESFTYDDHQSPLPSDHHHRNSLLININPIYSSSRGSTNSFFRDKDKNSDEQTHKNRGRLVFENGFDDHHDGDDELFGEPRDKGWQKYFSLGYSDAWWWICMQLGWRFLVSLMISLLVFYVAAKPPTPQVFVKIGGIQQFKLGEGVDATGVTTKILSCNASMDLTIENKSRLFGLHIHSPITKMFFGRFPFAMSQGAELYAGSDDWTVFKLYVGTTNKAMYGGGRSMQDLLESGNGLPITIKLSFVSNFYVIWGLFQPKFHREAHCLVLIDNSYDKKHRTQKFNSTCALIP, encoded by the exons ATGGATTCCTTAGAAGATGAAGCATTATTCCGATCCTACCCATATGCACTCTACTTCGTTCAAAGCCCCTCCAATGTTTCCCATACCAACACCAAcaccaacaacaacaacaatgaatCGTTTACGTACGATGATCATCAATCTCCACTTCCATCTGATCATCATCATCGAAACAGCTTGTTGATCAACATCAACCCGATCTACTCATCGTCTCGTGGATCCACAAACTCGTTTTTTCGCGACAAGGATAAGAATTCCGACGAgcaaacccataaaaatcgcGGCCGATTAGTATTTGAAAACGGGTTCGACGACCATCATGATGGTGACGACGAGCTTTTTGGCGAGCCGAGGGATAAAGGGTGGCAGAAATATTTTTCTTTGGGGTATTCGGACGCTTGGTGGTGGATTTGTATGCAGTTGGGTTGGAGGTTTTTGGTGAGTTTGATGATTTCGTTGCTTGTTTTCTATGTTGCCGCTAAGCCACCAACGCCTCAAGTGTTCGTCAAG ATTGGTGGAATTCAGCAGTTCAAATTAGGTGAAGGAGTGGATGCGACCGGCGTGACTACCAAAATACTGAGCTGCAATGCATCAATGGATTTAACTATTGAAAACAAGTCTAGGCTTTTCGGCCTTCACATCCATTCTCCAATTACTAAAATGTTCTTTGGCCGTTTCCCTTTTGCAATGTCACAA GGTGCAGAACTGTATGCTGGTAGTGATGATTGGACAGTTTTCAAGTTATATGTTGGAACTACAAATAAAGCAATGTATGGTGGTGGAAGAAGCATGCAAGACCTGCTTGAGTCTGGCAATGGTTTGCCCATCActattaaattgagttttgtttcAAATTTCTATGTGATTTGGGGACTTTTTCAACCAAAATTTCACCGTGAAGCTCATTGTTTGGTGCTTATAGATAACTCTTATGACAAGAAACATAGAACCCAGAAATTTAACAGCACATGCGCTCTAATTCCATGA